From the Equus przewalskii isolate Varuska chromosome 19, EquPr2, whole genome shotgun sequence genome, one window contains:
- the LOC103566333 gene encoding zinc finger protein 665 isoform X2 encodes MSQSREHCKVQGTTFREERDEKSGPKANKSTVKQQDIFNEGSFQGIKMEEITKRKSVLGESWKSRGQFKNQHLNQENYLGQDILTCMEIPAKERDIESNEFGKGFSIRSVVVLEQNDPVGECCHEYGTPGKISQQNSDLIRQKKCDGKKPCKCSECGKTFRDHTTLIQHQRTHTGERPYKCNECGKRFNQSSHLTNHQKTHTGEKPYKCNECGKAFSYCSVLIQHQRIHSGERPYECIECGKTFSRSTYLTQHQRIHTGEKPYKCLECGKAFSQSTHLTLHQRIHTGEKPYECNECGKAFSQSAHLTQHQRIHTGEKPYECNECGKAFSDHSALIRHHIVHTGEKPYECNDCGKAFSYCSDLIQHQRMHTGEKPYRCNECGSAFSDCSALIQHQRTHTGEKPYECNECGKAFGNYSALIRHQRIHTGEKPYECKECGKAFSRSTYLTQHQRSHTGEKPYKCNECEKSFTQSSFLTQHMRVHTGEKPYKCIECGKAFSDRSGHIQHQRTHTGEKPYECNDCGKAFSFCSALIQHKRVHTGEKPYKCNDCGKAFSDRSALIQHQRTHTGEKPYKCNVCGKAFSQSTNLTNHQKTHTSEKSYKCNECGKAFSYCSGLVQHQMTHSGEKPYECSKCGKAFSWRTDHKKHQKTRTEEKLYKCNECGKAFSQSTYLTKHQKIHS; translated from the coding sequence atGAGAAGTCTGGACCTAAAGCCAACAAATCAACAGTAAAGCAGCAGGACATTTTCAACGAAGGTTCATTCCAAGGAATAAAGATGGAAGAAATTACAAAGAGAAAGTCTGTATTGGGAGAATCCTGGAAATCTAGAGGCCAGTTTAAGAATCAGCACCTAAACCAGGAGAATTATCTGGGACAAGATATACTCACCTGCATGGAAATCCCTGCCAAAGAAAGAGATATAGAGTCTAATGAATTTGGAAAAGGTTTCAGTATAAGATCAGTAGTTGTTTTGGAGCAGAATGATCCTGTAGGAGAGTGTTGTCATGAATATGGTACACCTGGAAAAATATCCCAACAAAACTCAGATTTAATTAGACAGAAGAAGTGTGATGGAAAGAAACCTTGTAAatgtagtgaatgtgggaaaaccttcagAGACCACACTACTCTTATTCAGCAtcaaagaactcatactggagagcgaccctataaatgtaatgaatgtggaaagAGGTTTAACCAGAGTTCCCACTTAACAAACCATCAGAAGACTCATACAGGAGAAAAGCCCTACaaatgcaatgaatgtgggaaggccttcagttATTGCTCAGTCCTTAttcaacatcagagaattcatagtGGGGAGAGACCTTATGAGTGCATTGAATGTGGCAAGACATTCAGTCGTAGTACATACCTTACTCAGCATCAAAGAATtcacactggtgagaaaccctataaatgtctCGAATGTGGGAAGGCTTTTAGCCAGAGCACACATCTTACTctacatcagagaattcatactggagagaaaccttatgaatgcaATGAATGTGGTAAAGCCTTTAGTCAGAGTGCACATCTTACTCAacatcaaagaattcatacaggagaaaagccctatgaatgtaatgaatgtgggaaagccttcagtgatCACTCAGCTCTTATTCGACATCATATTGTCCATACTggggagaaaccttatgaatgtaatgactgtgggaaagctttcagttaCTGTTCAGACCTCATTCAACATCAAAGAAtgcatactggagagaaaccatacagatgcaatgaatgtgggagtgCCTTTAGTGATTGTTCAGCCCTTATTCAGcatcaaagaactcacactggagagaagccctacgagtgtaatgaatgtgggaaagcttttggTAACTACTCAGCTCTTATTCGAcatcaaagaattcatactggagagaaaccctatgaatgtaaggaatgtggaaaagccttcagcaGAAGTACATACCTTACTCAACATCAGAGAagtcatacaggagagaaaccatataaatgtaatgaatgtgagAAAAGTTTCACCCAGAGTTCATTCCTTACTCAACACATGAGagttcatactggagaaaaaccctacaaatgtattgaatgtgggaaagcttttagtGACCGCTCAGGGCATATTCAGcatcagagaactcacactggagagaagccctatgaatgtaatgattgtgggaaagctttcagtttctGTTCAGCTCTTATTCAGCATAAGAGAGTTCATACTGGGGAGAAGCCCTATAAATGCAATGActgtggaaaagccttcagtgATCGGTCAGCACTTATTCaacatcagagaactcacactggagaaaagccCTATAAATGTAATgtatgtggaaaagccttcagtcAGAGTACAAACCTCACAAATCACCAGAAAACTCATACTAGTGAAAAATcttataaatgtaatgaatgtgggaaagcttttagtTACTGTTCAGGCCTTGTTCAACATCAGATGACTCATagtggagagaaaccttatgaatgcagtaaatgtgggaaagccttcagctgGAGGACAGACCATAAAAAACATCAGAAAACTCGTACTGAAGAGAAACTCTACAAATGTAatgagtgtgggaaagcctttagccAGAGCACATATcttacaaaacaccagaaaattcATAGTTGA
- the LOC103566333 gene encoding zinc finger protein 184 isoform X3, with amino-acid sequence MEEITKRKSVLGESWKSRGQFKNQHLNQENYLGQDILTCMEIPAKERDIESNEFGKGFSIRSVVVLEQNDPVGECCHEYGTPGKISQQNSDLIRQKKCDGKKPCKCSECGKTFRDHTTLIQHQRTHTGERPYKCNECGKRFNQSSHLTNHQKTHTGEKPYKCNECGKAFSYCSVLIQHQRIHSGERPYECIECGKTFSRSTYLTQHQRIHTGEKPYKCLECGKAFSQSTHLTLHQRIHTGEKPYECNECGKAFSQSAHLTQHQRIHTGEKPYECNECGKAFSDHSALIRHHIVHTGEKPYECNDCGKAFSYCSDLIQHQRMHTGEKPYRCNECGSAFSDCSALIQHQRTHTGEKPYECNECGKAFGNYSALIRHQRIHTGEKPYECKECGKAFSRSTYLTQHQRSHTGEKPYKCNECEKSFTQSSFLTQHMRVHTGEKPYKCIECGKAFSDRSGHIQHQRTHTGEKPYECNDCGKAFSFCSALIQHKRVHTGEKPYKCNDCGKAFSDRSALIQHQRTHTGEKPYKCNVCGKAFSQSTNLTNHQKTHTSEKSYKCNECGKAFSYCSGLVQHQMTHSGEKPYECSKCGKAFSWRTDHKKHQKTRTEEKLYKCNECGKAFSQSTYLTKHQKIHS; translated from the coding sequence ATGGAAGAAATTACAAAGAGAAAGTCTGTATTGGGAGAATCCTGGAAATCTAGAGGCCAGTTTAAGAATCAGCACCTAAACCAGGAGAATTATCTGGGACAAGATATACTCACCTGCATGGAAATCCCTGCCAAAGAAAGAGATATAGAGTCTAATGAATTTGGAAAAGGTTTCAGTATAAGATCAGTAGTTGTTTTGGAGCAGAATGATCCTGTAGGAGAGTGTTGTCATGAATATGGTACACCTGGAAAAATATCCCAACAAAACTCAGATTTAATTAGACAGAAGAAGTGTGATGGAAAGAAACCTTGTAAatgtagtgaatgtgggaaaaccttcagAGACCACACTACTCTTATTCAGCAtcaaagaactcatactggagagcgaccctataaatgtaatgaatgtggaaagAGGTTTAACCAGAGTTCCCACTTAACAAACCATCAGAAGACTCATACAGGAGAAAAGCCCTACaaatgcaatgaatgtgggaaggccttcagttATTGCTCAGTCCTTAttcaacatcagagaattcatagtGGGGAGAGACCTTATGAGTGCATTGAATGTGGCAAGACATTCAGTCGTAGTACATACCTTACTCAGCATCAAAGAATtcacactggtgagaaaccctataaatgtctCGAATGTGGGAAGGCTTTTAGCCAGAGCACACATCTTACTctacatcagagaattcatactggagagaaaccttatgaatgcaATGAATGTGGTAAAGCCTTTAGTCAGAGTGCACATCTTACTCAacatcaaagaattcatacaggagaaaagccctatgaatgtaatgaatgtgggaaagccttcagtgatCACTCAGCTCTTATTCGACATCATATTGTCCATACTggggagaaaccttatgaatgtaatgactgtgggaaagctttcagttaCTGTTCAGACCTCATTCAACATCAAAGAAtgcatactggagagaaaccatacagatgcaatgaatgtgggagtgCCTTTAGTGATTGTTCAGCCCTTATTCAGcatcaaagaactcacactggagagaagccctacgagtgtaatgaatgtgggaaagcttttggTAACTACTCAGCTCTTATTCGAcatcaaagaattcatactggagagaaaccctatgaatgtaaggaatgtggaaaagccttcagcaGAAGTACATACCTTACTCAACATCAGAGAagtcatacaggagagaaaccatataaatgtaatgaatgtgagAAAAGTTTCACCCAGAGTTCATTCCTTACTCAACACATGAGagttcatactggagaaaaaccctacaaatgtattgaatgtgggaaagcttttagtGACCGCTCAGGGCATATTCAGcatcagagaactcacactggagagaagccctatgaatgtaatgattgtgggaaagctttcagtttctGTTCAGCTCTTATTCAGCATAAGAGAGTTCATACTGGGGAGAAGCCCTATAAATGCAATGActgtggaaaagccttcagtgATCGGTCAGCACTTATTCaacatcagagaactcacactggagaaaagccCTATAAATGTAATgtatgtggaaaagccttcagtcAGAGTACAAACCTCACAAATCACCAGAAAACTCATACTAGTGAAAAATcttataaatgtaatgaatgtgggaaagcttttagtTACTGTTCAGGCCTTGTTCAACATCAGATGACTCATagtggagagaaaccttatgaatgcagtaaatgtgggaaagccttcagctgGAGGACAGACCATAAAAAACATCAGAAAACTCGTACTGAAGAGAAACTCTACAAATGTAatgagtgtgggaaagcctttagccAGAGCACATATcttacaaaacaccagaaaattcATAGTTGA
- the LOC103566333 gene encoding zinc finger protein 665 isoform X1, which translates to MSYQWNHMLCNLLRLASVTQHNAFQTHPSCVYEKSGPKANKSTVKQQDIFNEGSFQGIKMEEITKRKSVLGESWKSRGQFKNQHLNQENYLGQDILTCMEIPAKERDIESNEFGKGFSIRSVVVLEQNDPVGECCHEYGTPGKISQQNSDLIRQKKCDGKKPCKCSECGKTFRDHTTLIQHQRTHTGERPYKCNECGKRFNQSSHLTNHQKTHTGEKPYKCNECGKAFSYCSVLIQHQRIHSGERPYECIECGKTFSRSTYLTQHQRIHTGEKPYKCLECGKAFSQSTHLTLHQRIHTGEKPYECNECGKAFSQSAHLTQHQRIHTGEKPYECNECGKAFSDHSALIRHHIVHTGEKPYECNDCGKAFSYCSDLIQHQRMHTGEKPYRCNECGSAFSDCSALIQHQRTHTGEKPYECNECGKAFGNYSALIRHQRIHTGEKPYECKECGKAFSRSTYLTQHQRSHTGEKPYKCNECEKSFTQSSFLTQHMRVHTGEKPYKCIECGKAFSDRSGHIQHQRTHTGEKPYECNDCGKAFSFCSALIQHKRVHTGEKPYKCNDCGKAFSDRSALIQHQRTHTGEKPYKCNVCGKAFSQSTNLTNHQKTHTSEKSYKCNECGKAFSYCSGLVQHQMTHSGEKPYECSKCGKAFSWRTDHKKHQKTRTEEKLYKCNECGKAFSQSTYLTKHQKIHS; encoded by the coding sequence atGAGAAGTCTGGACCTAAAGCCAACAAATCAACAGTAAAGCAGCAGGACATTTTCAACGAAGGTTCATTCCAAGGAATAAAGATGGAAGAAATTACAAAGAGAAAGTCTGTATTGGGAGAATCCTGGAAATCTAGAGGCCAGTTTAAGAATCAGCACCTAAACCAGGAGAATTATCTGGGACAAGATATACTCACCTGCATGGAAATCCCTGCCAAAGAAAGAGATATAGAGTCTAATGAATTTGGAAAAGGTTTCAGTATAAGATCAGTAGTTGTTTTGGAGCAGAATGATCCTGTAGGAGAGTGTTGTCATGAATATGGTACACCTGGAAAAATATCCCAACAAAACTCAGATTTAATTAGACAGAAGAAGTGTGATGGAAAGAAACCTTGTAAatgtagtgaatgtgggaaaaccttcagAGACCACACTACTCTTATTCAGCAtcaaagaactcatactggagagcgaccctataaatgtaatgaatgtggaaagAGGTTTAACCAGAGTTCCCACTTAACAAACCATCAGAAGACTCATACAGGAGAAAAGCCCTACaaatgcaatgaatgtgggaaggccttcagttATTGCTCAGTCCTTAttcaacatcagagaattcatagtGGGGAGAGACCTTATGAGTGCATTGAATGTGGCAAGACATTCAGTCGTAGTACATACCTTACTCAGCATCAAAGAATtcacactggtgagaaaccctataaatgtctCGAATGTGGGAAGGCTTTTAGCCAGAGCACACATCTTACTctacatcagagaattcatactggagagaaaccttatgaatgcaATGAATGTGGTAAAGCCTTTAGTCAGAGTGCACATCTTACTCAacatcaaagaattcatacaggagaaaagccctatgaatgtaatgaatgtgggaaagccttcagtgatCACTCAGCTCTTATTCGACATCATATTGTCCATACTggggagaaaccttatgaatgtaatgactgtgggaaagctttcagttaCTGTTCAGACCTCATTCAACATCAAAGAAtgcatactggagagaaaccatacagatgcaatgaatgtgggagtgCCTTTAGTGATTGTTCAGCCCTTATTCAGcatcaaagaactcacactggagagaagccctacgagtgtaatgaatgtgggaaagcttttggTAACTACTCAGCTCTTATTCGAcatcaaagaattcatactggagagaaaccctatgaatgtaaggaatgtggaaaagccttcagcaGAAGTACATACCTTACTCAACATCAGAGAagtcatacaggagagaaaccatataaatgtaatgaatgtgagAAAAGTTTCACCCAGAGTTCATTCCTTACTCAACACATGAGagttcatactggagaaaaaccctacaaatgtattgaatgtgggaaagcttttagtGACCGCTCAGGGCATATTCAGcatcagagaactcacactggagagaagccctatgaatgtaatgattgtgggaaagctttcagtttctGTTCAGCTCTTATTCAGCATAAGAGAGTTCATACTGGGGAGAAGCCCTATAAATGCAATGActgtggaaaagccttcagtgATCGGTCAGCACTTATTCaacatcagagaactcacactggagaaaagccCTATAAATGTAATgtatgtggaaaagccttcagtcAGAGTACAAACCTCACAAATCACCAGAAAACTCATACTAGTGAAAAATcttataaatgtaatgaatgtgggaaagcttttagtTACTGTTCAGGCCTTGTTCAACATCAGATGACTCATagtggagagaaaccttatgaatgcagtaaatgtgggaaagccttcagctgGAGGACAGACCATAAAAAACATCAGAAAACTCGTACTGAAGAGAAACTCTACAAATGTAatgagtgtgggaaagcctttagccAGAGCACATATcttacaaaacaccagaaaattcATAGTTGA